The Nitrospirota bacterium genomic interval TTGTGGAGGAGTCAGGGCTTTTTCAGGTAGTGGGGCACGGGAAAAACGGGCTTGAAGGCATTAAACTTTTTACTTCATTAAAGCCGGATATTGTCTGCATGGACCTCATCATGCCTGAGATGGACGGGCTTCAGGCGATAAGGGCGATAATGAGCATTAACAAAGACGCAAAGATTGTGGTAATCTCCTCTGCCGCAGGCGTGGGCGACAAGGTCATGGAGGCGATTAAATTCGGCGCAAAGAATGTCATCTCAAAGCCGTTTGAGGCAGAGACGATTGTAGGGATATTGAAGGGGCTGTAAGAATATGAAACTACAGAATTTCACCACAGAGGGCACAGAGAAAAAAAACGACTTTTCACTATGTCATTCCGGCTTGTCCGGAATCTTTCTTCAAGAAGGATTCCCGACGCGCTTCGCTTGCGGGAATGACAAGCAAAATACAGAGCTTAACTCCGAAGCAGAGCTTCGAGGAATTTTTTGATTATAATAACTGGGGGATTAGATGGGAATAAAATTTATAGGTCAGTTTCTTCTTGAGAAAAACATTATCAAGCCTGAACAGCTTATTGAGGCGGTTGAGTATCAGGAGTCCAAAAGGCTTAAATTCGGCGATTACGCCCTGTCAAAAGGCTATCTGACTGAAAAAGACATCGCAAAAATTCAGGCAGAGCAGAGGCACACGGACATGCGGTTCGGAGAGCTGGCCGTAAAATTAAATATCCTGACCCCGGCGCAGGTTGACGAGATACTGACCATGCAGAAAAATGACCACATACTCATCGGGCAGGCGTTGATTGAAAAAGGCTTTATACGTCCAGAGATTCTTGAAAGAGAGCTTGCATTATTCAAGGCAGACCAAAGCAAGTTTGTCTCAGAGGGGATAATGGTCCCGTCAGGCGCGGCAAACCCGGAGATTATAAAAGACATGGTGGACATCACTCAAAAAATGCTTCTGCGCCTGGCACAGATGACTATTAAACTCGGCAACGGATAC includes:
- a CDS encoding response regulator: MDKKKVLLVDDSVSIATQLQKIVEESGLFQVVGHGKNGLEGIKLFTSLKPDIVCMDLIMPEMDGLQAIRAIMSINKDAKIVVISSAAGVGDKVMEAIKFGAKNVISKPFEAETIVGILKGL
- a CDS encoding chemotaxis protein CheX, with product MGIKFIGQFLLEKNIIKPEQLIEAVEYQESKRLKFGDYALSKGYLTEKDIAKIQAEQRHTDMRFGELAVKLNILTPAQVDEILTMQKNDHILIGQALIEKGFIRPEILERELALFKADQSKFVSEGIMVPSGAANPEIIKDMVDITQKMLLRLAQMTIKLGNGYISNKEPEKNYLLVSVYLFGSLKYHCAVSASLEASRLVASKIIGENVKKDNREAILDGAKEFCNITCGNIIAKMAQRGKTMDISPPVEINYSGGGYSFVKGGNAVYYPMASPQGDITLILVPG